One stretch of Pseudoramibacter sp. DNA includes these proteins:
- a CDS encoding HPr family phosphocarrier protein: protein MKEFKYTITDPAGIHARPAGILVKKTQPYASEVTLVKDDKQANGKSMLSVMGLGARNGDEITVQVEGADEAEAAAELETFFKENL from the coding sequence ATGAAAGAATTTAAGTACACGATCACAGATCCTGCAGGTATTCATGCCCGTCCGGCCGGCATCCTGGTTAAGAAGACACAGCCTTACGCATCAGAAGTCACCCTGGTGAAAGACGACAAACAGGCAAACGGCAAGAGCATGCTGTCTGTGATGGGACTGGGCGCCCGCAACGGTGATGAAATTACCGTTCAGGTTGAAGGTGCAGACGAAGCAGAAGCTGCTGCAGAACTGGAAACATTCTTCAAAGAAAATCTCTAA
- a CDS encoding PTS fructose transporter subunit IIABC → MRITDLLKKEGIELNGPSATKEETISHMVKLMSATGNINDPEGYKAALMKREEEGTTGIGEGIAIPHGKTAAVDRAGLACMVCKNGTEFDAMDGQPAKLIFAIAVPNNADNTHLEMLSRLSMMLMDEKFREALINCDDKDEFLKIIDAEETEKFGDEELDIPEEPEKKGYDLLAVTACPTGIAHTYMAAESLEEKAKKMGYTIKVETNGSGGIKNKLTPEEIEGAKGIIVAADKKVEMDRFDGKHVLITKVADGINKPEELINDALAQKGAVYHAAAGASAEGAEDEGGEKESVGRKIYKDLMNGVSHMLPFVIGGGIMMALSFLIDAGNIGSTFGTGTPVAAFFNQVGNGAFAFMLPVLAGFIAMGIADRPGLAVGFVGGWLAKEGIRIGYYHGKMALLYSGLNPKLSLVSAGFLGAMAAGFIAGYLVLGLKKLCSRMPESLEGIKPMLIYPFVGVLLIGLIMVLINWPLSALNQVLYNALESMGNGSKIVLGLIVGGMMAIDMGGPFNKAAYLFGTGMLASGNYDIMAAVMIGGMVPPLGIALATSFFKNRFTKRERQSGISCYVMGLSFITEGAIPFAASDPGHVIPSCVAGSAVAGALSMLFDCTLRAPHGGIFVFPVVGHWPMYLLALLIGSVITMALLGILKKPLPAEESGLAK, encoded by the coding sequence ATGAGGATTACGGATTTGCTCAAAAAAGAAGGGATTGAGCTGAACGGGCCGTCGGCGACCAAAGAAGAGACCATTTCCCATATGGTCAAACTGATGTCCGCGACGGGGAACATCAATGACCCGGAAGGGTACAAAGCGGCGCTGATGAAGCGTGAAGAAGAAGGAACGACAGGCATCGGCGAAGGCATCGCCATTCCCCACGGCAAGACGGCGGCGGTGGACCGCGCAGGCCTGGCGTGCATGGTCTGCAAAAACGGTACGGAATTCGACGCCATGGACGGCCAGCCGGCAAAACTGATTTTTGCCATCGCCGTTCCCAACAATGCCGACAACACCCACCTGGAAATGCTGTCCAGACTGTCGATGATGCTCATGGATGAAAAGTTCAGAGAAGCGCTCATCAACTGCGACGACAAAGACGAATTCTTGAAAATCATCGACGCCGAAGAAACCGAAAAATTCGGGGATGAAGAACTGGATATTCCGGAAGAACCCGAAAAGAAAGGCTATGACCTCTTAGCTGTCACCGCCTGCCCAACGGGCATTGCCCACACCTACATGGCCGCTGAATCTCTCGAAGAAAAAGCGAAAAAAATGGGCTACACCATTAAAGTCGAAACCAACGGCTCCGGCGGGATCAAAAACAAACTGACGCCGGAAGAAATCGAAGGCGCCAAAGGCATCATTGTCGCGGCCGACAAAAAAGTCGAAATGGACCGCTTTGACGGCAAGCACGTGCTCATCACAAAAGTGGCGGACGGCATCAACAAGCCGGAAGAACTGATCAATGACGCACTGGCTCAGAAAGGTGCTGTGTATCACGCTGCAGCGGGCGCATCGGCTGAAGGCGCTGAAGATGAAGGCGGCGAAAAAGAATCCGTTGGCCGCAAGATCTACAAAGATTTAATGAACGGGGTTTCCCACATGCTGCCCTTCGTCATCGGCGGCGGGATCATGATGGCCCTGTCCTTCCTGATCGATGCCGGGAATATCGGCTCGACCTTCGGGACCGGCACACCGGTGGCCGCTTTCTTCAATCAGGTCGGCAACGGCGCCTTCGCGTTCATGCTGCCGGTTCTGGCCGGGTTCATCGCCATGGGCATTGCGGACCGTCCTGGCCTGGCTGTCGGTTTTGTCGGCGGCTGGCTCGCAAAAGAAGGGATCCGCATCGGCTATTACCACGGCAAGATGGCCCTGCTCTATTCGGGCCTTAATCCGAAGCTCAGCCTCGTTTCCGCAGGGTTCCTCGGTGCCATGGCTGCCGGGTTCATCGCCGGCTACCTGGTTCTGGGTCTTAAAAAGCTCTGCAGCCGCATGCCTGAATCTCTCGAAGGCATCAAGCCGATGCTGATTTATCCCTTTGTGGGGGTCTTACTGATCGGTTTGATTATGGTGCTGATTAACTGGCCACTCTCCGCACTGAATCAGGTACTGTACAATGCCCTGGAAAGCATGGGCAACGGTTCTAAAATCGTGCTGGGGCTCATCGTCGGCGGCATGATGGCCATCGATATGGGCGGTCCTTTCAACAAAGCCGCATACCTGTTCGGGACCGGGATGCTCGCTTCCGGCAACTACGACATCATGGCCGCGGTCATGATCGGCGGGATGGTGCCGCCATTGGGCATCGCATTGGCCACGTCATTCTTCAAGAACCGCTTCACCAAACGGGAACGCCAGTCAGGGATTTCCTGCTACGTCATGGGCCTGTCCTTTATCACAGAAGGGGCCATTCCCTTTGCCGCTTCTGATCCGGGCCACGTCATCCCAAGCTGTGTGGCCGGCTCTGCAGTGGCAGGCGCGCTGTCCATGCTGTTCGACTGCACCCTCCGCGCACCCCACGGCGGCATCTTCGTCTTCCCGGTGGTCGGGCACTGGCCGATGTACCTGCTGGCCCTGCTCATCGGTTCTGTCATTACCATGGCGCTGTTAGGCATTTTAAAGAAACCGCTTCCCGCTGAAGAATCCGGTTTGGCAAAATAA
- the pfkB gene encoding 1-phosphofructokinase, with protein MIYTVTFNPSLDYIVSVEHFKLGMVNRTHAELLYPGGKGINVAIVLGHLGVPAKALGFIAGFTGDQIQSMLAAQNIAADFIKIDQGMSRINVKLRSDEESEINGMGPTISEQDLEALYAKLDQLSEGDTLVLAGSIPASMPEDTYERIMSRLEGRGVEIAVDATKDLLLNVLPYHPFLIKPNNHELGDMFGVTLETNDEIITYAKKLQDMGARNVLISMAGDGAILVPEKGEVLVSPAPKGQVKNSVGAGDSMVAGFITGYQKSGKDLKTAFKMGIATGSASAFSDGLATEEDVKKVLTEVESFKL; from the coding sequence ATGATTTACACGGTTACGTTCAATCCGTCGCTGGACTATATTGTCAGTGTTGAACATTTCAAACTGGGAATGGTCAACCGGACCCACGCCGAACTGCTTTATCCCGGCGGAAAGGGCATCAACGTCGCCATCGTGCTGGGACACCTCGGCGTTCCGGCAAAGGCCTTGGGCTTTATCGCGGGCTTTACCGGCGATCAGATCCAGTCCATGCTGGCAGCCCAGAACATCGCAGCAGATTTCATCAAGATTGATCAGGGCATGAGCCGGATCAACGTCAAACTCCGAAGCGACGAAGAAAGCGAAATTAACGGGATGGGCCCGACGATTTCAGAACAGGATCTGGAAGCCCTTTATGCAAAGCTGGATCAGCTTTCCGAAGGGGACACCCTGGTGCTTGCAGGAAGCATTCCGGCGAGCATGCCTGAAGATACTTACGAACGCATCATGTCGCGCCTGGAAGGCCGGGGCGTTGAAATCGCGGTCGATGCCACAAAAGACCTGCTGCTCAACGTGCTGCCCTACCATCCGTTTTTAATCAAGCCCAACAACCACGAATTGGGTGACATGTTCGGCGTGACCCTTGAAACCAACGACGAAATTATCACCTACGCGAAAAAGCTTCAGGACATGGGCGCGCGCAATGTGCTGATTTCTATGGCCGGCGACGGCGCCATTCTCGTGCCGGAAAAGGGCGAAGTGCTCGTCAGCCCGGCGCCCAAGGGACAGGTAAAGAATTCAGTGGGTGCAGGCGATTCCATGGTCGCCGGATTCATCACCGGCTATCAAAAGAGCGGCAAAGACCTGAAGACCGCCTTTAAAATGGGTATCGCCACAGGCTCGGCCTCTGCTTTTTCAGACGGCCTGGCCACGGAAGAAGACGTGAAAAAAGTTTTGACTGAGGTTGAATCATTCAAGCTTTAA
- a CDS encoding DeoR/GlpR family DNA-binding transcription regulator, producing MLTEERQAIILQNIKEKGSMTVAELSGLLNISESTVRRDLTAMDAEGLINKVHGGATARIGNLFSTRENEIAQKRTQFQDEKNAIGREAAKLIQSDDFVYIDAGSTTEALAHAIVSRGKSEAIFVTNGLIQAEVLLHAGCTVYVLEGRLRPETEAIVGSGAIQSLRKYQFTVGFFGTNGVDVNLGYTTPDIEESEVKREAFNRCLKTYVLADHSKFNHITPVTFGKLSDAVVITDQMPDHRYKQRVKIVEAKS from the coding sequence ATGCTCACAGAAGAAAGACAAGCTATTATTTTACAAAATATCAAGGAAAAAGGCTCGATGACGGTTGCTGAACTGAGCGGCCTTTTGAACATTTCCGAATCCACGGTGAGGCGGGATCTCACGGCCATGGATGCGGAAGGTCTGATCAACAAAGTGCATGGGGGCGCAACTGCCAGAATCGGCAATCTCTTTTCGACCCGGGAAAACGAAATCGCTCAGAAGCGCACCCAGTTCCAGGACGAAAAAAATGCGATCGGACGAGAAGCCGCCAAACTGATTCAGTCCGACGATTTTGTTTACATCGACGCCGGCAGCACCACGGAAGCCCTGGCCCACGCCATTGTGAGCAGGGGGAAATCCGAGGCCATTTTCGTGACCAACGGTCTGATTCAGGCGGAGGTGCTGCTCCATGCCGGCTGCACTGTTTATGTGCTGGAAGGGCGACTGCGTCCGGAAACCGAAGCGATTGTGGGGAGCGGCGCGATCCAGTCCCTGAGGAAATATCAGTTTACGGTCGGTTTTTTCGGCACGAACGGCGTCGACGTCAATTTAGGCTACACGACGCCGGACATCGAAGAATCCGAAGTGAAGCGGGAAGCCTTTAACCGCTGTCTGAAAACCTACGTGCTGGCCGACCATTCAAAATTCAATCACATTACACCGGTCACCTTTGGAAAATTGTCCGATGCGGTGGTGATTACCGATCAGATGCCGGATCACCGCTACAAACAGAGAGTAAAAATTGTGGAGGCAAAATCATGA
- the lgt gene encoding prolipoprotein diacylglyceryl transferase has product MTVRSPGPIAFQIGSLTVRWYGLLIAAALVIGLFIAVRRADAAGIRRDDVYDFFILMVPSIIVGARLWYVLFQWSYYRLYPREIFMIWHGGLAIHGGIIAAIIAGALFCRARRLSFLKLADVLIPALPLGQAIGRWGNFFNGEAYGRQTNLPWAITVHDPTLGWIHVHPTFLYESLWDLGVFLILIFVIEKKYKKTDGQLLFSYFILYSIGRFFVEGLRTDSLMFFGLRTAQLVSLVLIAVGIVGLTWLHRKPKTASKN; this is encoded by the coding sequence ATGACAGTGAGATCTCCTGGTCCAATTGCCTTTCAGATAGGCAGCTTAACCGTCCGGTGGTACGGCCTGCTCATCGCAGCAGCGTTGGTCATCGGCCTGTTCATCGCCGTCCGGCGCGCCGACGCAGCGGGTATCCGGCGGGACGACGTTTACGACTTCTTTATCCTCATGGTGCCGTCTATCATTGTCGGCGCGAGACTGTGGTATGTGCTGTTTCAGTGGTCTTATTACCGGCTTTACCCCCGGGAAATTTTCATGATCTGGCACGGGGGGCTCGCTATTCACGGCGGCATCATCGCGGCGATTATCGCGGGGGCGCTGTTCTGCAGGGCCCGTCGCCTGTCCTTTCTTAAATTAGCCGATGTTTTGATTCCGGCTCTGCCCCTGGGGCAGGCCATCGGGCGCTGGGGCAATTTCTTTAACGGCGAAGCCTACGGCAGACAGACGAATCTGCCCTGGGCCATCACCGTTCACGATCCCACTTTGGGCTGGATTCACGTGCATCCGACTTTTCTCTACGAATCCCTTTGGGATTTGGGCGTCTTTTTGATTTTAATTTTTGTCATCGAAAAAAAATACAAAAAGACAGACGGTCAGCTGCTGTTCAGTTACTTTATTTTGTATTCGATCGGGCGGTTTTTCGTCGAAGGCCTCCGCACAGACAGTCTGATGTTTTTCGGACTGCGCACTGCACAGCTGGTCAGCCTCGTTCTCATCGCCGTCGGCATCGTGGGACTGACCTGGCTTCACCGGAAACCCAAAACAGCTTCAAAAAACTGA
- the recN gene encoding DNA repair protein RecN, whose translation MLKRISIANYALIDKLEVNLDDHLNVITGETGAGKSIVIDALTLILGQRGSRKNIRAGADKLAVQGVFEIDPEGSVAAKLSDMAIPLEGRTLILNRTLSRSGHNTCRINGFAVTVAQMKALTQDLIDIHSQHENNSLFQPSAQRRLLDAWGRDAIAPLLEKTKAQAARLKTLSRQIQAQVQDDRTLARQKQMLAFEIKDIEGAHLTPGEDESLEREQRVLENSEMLFSEVETGRLLLNGQEDQSEGVLSELSQLQHAVERLSQFDEKFKPYKAALETAQAELSELSIELASYQEDIQFDAGRLDEVEKRLSLIDGLKRKYGDTLEDIIAYGQNLTKQYDDLAHHDDRLEAMKSEYAALWKAYRETARTLHEKRVEAARPLAQAIEKELSDLAMPRARFVIAVDEDEQVIAPWGNDQVAFKISVNPGTPIRPLKEVASGGEISRIMLAIKCIFGSLDHVETMIFDEIDTGISGRTAQVVAEKILALSRKRQVITITHLPQITAMADAHFRVMKSGDENSTQVSFEELDAEESRQELARMLSGARVTDLAQTHAEEMLAMAAQQKLIDQAKAEKEVE comes from the coding sequence ATGCTAAAGCGGATTTCCATTGCCAATTATGCCCTGATCGATAAGCTGGAGGTCAATCTTGACGATCACCTCAATGTCATTACCGGGGAAACCGGAGCCGGCAAATCCATCGTGATCGACGCCCTGACCCTCATTCTCGGACAGCGGGGAAGCCGCAAGAACATCCGGGCCGGCGCCGACAAACTGGCGGTTCAGGGCGTTTTTGAAATCGACCCCGAAGGCAGTGTGGCGGCGAAGCTTTCGGACATGGCCATTCCCCTCGAAGGGCGGACTTTGATTCTCAACCGAACCCTGTCCCGGAGCGGACACAACACCTGCCGGATCAACGGCTTTGCCGTCACGGTCGCGCAGATGAAGGCCCTCACCCAGGATTTGATCGACATTCACTCCCAGCACGAAAACAACTCCCTGTTTCAGCCCAGCGCCCAGAGACGGCTGCTGGACGCCTGGGGCCGGGATGCAATCGCCCCGCTGCTTGAAAAGACAAAAGCCCAGGCCGCCCGGCTCAAGACCTTAAGCCGCCAGATTCAGGCGCAGGTTCAGGACGACCGGACACTCGCCCGGCAGAAACAGATGCTGGCCTTTGAAATTAAGGACATCGAGGGGGCGCATCTGACGCCTGGAGAAGATGAAAGCCTGGAAAGGGAGCAGCGGGTTTTGGAAAACAGCGAGATGCTGTTTTCTGAAGTGGAAACCGGCCGGCTGCTTTTGAACGGGCAGGAGGATCAGTCCGAAGGGGTGCTTTCGGAACTGAGTCAGCTCCAGCACGCGGTGGAGCGGCTGTCCCAGTTTGATGAAAAATTCAAGCCCTACAAGGCGGCTCTGGAAACGGCTCAGGCGGAACTGTCGGAGCTGTCCATCGAGCTCGCCAGCTATCAGGAAGACATTCAGTTCGATGCCGGCCGTTTGGATGAAGTGGAAAAGCGCCTTTCGCTGATCGACGGCCTGAAGCGCAAATACGGCGATACCCTCGAAGACATCATTGCCTACGGGCAGAATCTGACGAAGCAGTACGACGATCTGGCCCATCACGACGACCGCCTGGAAGCCATGAAAAGCGAATACGCGGCCCTTTGGAAAGCCTACCGGGAGACGGCCAGAACCCTCCACGAAAAAAGGGTAGAGGCGGCGCGTCCTTTGGCACAGGCTATCGAGAAGGAACTCTCAGATCTGGCGATGCCCAGAGCCCGTTTCGTCATCGCCGTGGACGAGGATGAGCAGGTCATCGCGCCCTGGGGCAACGATCAGGTCGCCTTTAAAATTTCAGTGAACCCGGGCACGCCGATAAGACCTTTGAAAGAAGTGGCCAGCGGCGGCGAAATTTCCAGAATCATGCTGGCGATCAAATGCATTTTCGGCAGTCTCGACCACGTGGAAACCATGATTTTCGACGAAATCGACACCGGCATCAGCGGCCGGACGGCTCAGGTCGTGGCCGAAAAGATCCTCGCCCTTTCCAGAAAGCGCCAGGTCATCACCATCACCCATCTGCCTCAGATCACGGCGATGGCGGACGCCCATTTCCGGGTCATGAAAAGCGGCGATGAAAACAGCACCCAGGTGAGCTTTGAAGAGCTGGATGCTGAAGAAAGCCGTCAGGAACTGGCCCGCATGCTTTCCGGCGCCCGGGTGACAGATTTGGCGCAGACCCATGCGGAAGAAATGCTCGCCATGGCTGCCCAGCAGAAATTAATCGATCAAGCAAAAGCAGAAAAAGAGGTGGAATGA
- the argR gene encoding arginine repressor, with protein sequence MKGTRQSEILHIIETHKIETQEELARYLEQEGYRVTQATVSRDIKELGLIKVADKNGGQRYAVMQDVKGVFDDRVKIVFRQSVVRVDIADYLIVLHTLPGMAQAAAMVIDGLNWPEIVGTIAGDDTIFVALHDGRKVSSVAEQFRKLMKGLL encoded by the coding sequence ATGAAAGGAACGCGGCAATCTGAAATTTTACATATCATAGAAACACATAAAATCGAAACCCAGGAAGAACTGGCCCGCTATCTGGAACAGGAAGGGTACCGCGTGACCCAGGCGACGGTTTCCCGGGACATCAAAGAGCTGGGACTCATTAAAGTCGCAGATAAAAACGGCGGCCAGCGCTACGCGGTGATGCAGGACGTCAAGGGGGTTTTCGACGACCGCGTGAAAATCGTTTTTAGACAGTCAGTGGTCCGGGTCGATATTGCCGATTACCTCATTGTCCTTCACACGCTGCCCGGGATGGCTCAGGCGGCGGCCATGGTCATTGACGGGCTGAACTGGCCGGAAATTGTCGGGACCATCGCCGGGGACGATACGATCTTTGTGGCGCTTCACGACGGCAGGAAAGTGTCCAGCGTCGCAGAGCAGTTCAGAAAATTGATGAAGGGGCTTTTGTAG
- a CDS encoding NAD(+)/NADH kinase, which translates to MTSNPNKAIKTIGIYVNTNKQNAYETAFRCVKYLVKKGITPMMLHNQYAEIGCFAGVKPCFKDQFYSASDCLVVLGGDGTLLGIARQASAYETPICGINLGKLGFLTNGDANSYEEILQELIDGNYTLDRRSMIISTVKKLNGEYESQVALNDLVVKATGIRMIRLTLEVDGMLLDDYTGDGVILATPTGSTAYSLAAGGPVVDPRADILLLNPICPHRLHDKSYVLPGSSSVDISLPGSTGEIMVSSDGQVQMSLNYGEHLHIKKAPYMTNLILFRHRNFYEQLRKKFSDH; encoded by the coding sequence ATGACATCAAATCCCAACAAAGCGATCAAAACCATCGGGATCTACGTCAATACCAACAAGCAAAACGCCTACGAAACGGCATTCCGGTGTGTGAAATATCTCGTTAAAAAGGGCATTACCCCCATGATGCTGCACAATCAGTACGCAGAAATCGGCTGTTTTGCCGGCGTGAAGCCCTGCTTTAAAGATCAGTTTTACAGCGCTTCAGACTGTCTCGTCGTGTTGGGCGGGGACGGCACCCTCCTCGGCATCGCCCGGCAGGCCAGCGCCTACGAGACGCCGATCTGCGGCATCAATCTTGGCAAATTGGGTTTTTTAACCAACGGCGATGCCAATTCCTACGAAGAGATTCTCCAGGAGCTTATCGACGGCAATTACACGCTGGACCGGCGTTCGATGATCATCAGCACGGTGAAAAAACTCAATGGCGAATACGAATCCCAGGTGGCCCTCAACGATCTCGTCGTCAAGGCCACCGGCATCCGCATGATCCGGCTGACCCTTGAGGTGGACGGCATGCTTTTGGATGATTATACCGGGGACGGCGTGATTCTCGCGACGCCCACGGGCTCCACCGCTTATTCTTTAGCTGCGGGCGGACCGGTGGTTGACCCCAGGGCCGACATTTTGCTTTTAAATCCCATCTGTCCCCACCGTCTTCACGACAAGAGCTACGTGCTGCCAGGCTCCTCGTCAGTGGACATCAGTCTACCCGGCAGTACGGGGGAAATCATGGTGTCCTCCGACGGGCAGGTTCAGATGTCCCTCAATTACGGGGAACATCTGCATATCAAAAAGGCGCCGTACATGACCAACCTGATTTTATTTCGCCACCGTAATTTTTACGAACAGCTGAGAAAAAAATTCTCAGACCATTAA
- a CDS encoding TlyA family RNA methyltransferase, with the protein MAKKKERLDKKLVELGLFDSREKAKQSIMAGLVAVDGVVHTKAGDQVSAELKPEQVAIKGEGLPFVSRGGFKLDKGIKVFDFPVKGRWFLDIGASTGGFTDVLLQNGAGHVTAIDVGYGQFDWKLRNDDRVTCMERTNFRKVEPEDIGGVADGSVMDVSFISILKLMPAIYRCVKEGALGIWLIKPQFEAGKENVGKNGVVRDPEIHKQVLCRTTQGIEAQGFSVLGLSFSPIRGPKGNIEFLCFSKKESGPDAVNHQEAVSGEARISSLVAEAHQFFKDAKGKDKKA; encoded by the coding sequence ATGGCGAAAAAGAAAGAACGTTTAGATAAAAAGCTAGTTGAGCTCGGCCTTTTTGACAGCAGAGAAAAGGCGAAGCAGTCGATTATGGCCGGATTGGTGGCCGTTGACGGCGTGGTGCACACCAAAGCCGGCGACCAGGTCAGCGCTGAACTGAAGCCGGAGCAGGTGGCAATCAAAGGAGAAGGCCTGCCCTTTGTGAGCCGGGGCGGTTTTAAGCTCGACAAGGGCATTAAAGTGTTTGACTTCCCCGTCAAAGGACGCTGGTTTTTAGATATCGGCGCGTCGACCGGGGGCTTCACCGATGTGCTGCTTCAAAACGGCGCAGGACATGTGACCGCCATTGATGTGGGCTATGGGCAGTTTGACTGGAAACTCAGAAATGACGACCGGGTCACGTGCATGGAACGGACCAATTTCAGAAAGGTTGAGCCGGAGGACATCGGCGGCGTCGCAGACGGGTCGGTCATGGATGTGAGCTTTATCTCGATATTAAAACTTATGCCGGCCATTTACCGCTGCGTGAAAGAAGGCGCCCTTGGCATCTGGCTCATCAAGCCCCAGTTTGAAGCGGGCAAGGAAAATGTCGGGAAAAACGGCGTGGTCCGGGATCCTGAAATTCACAAACAGGTGCTCTGCCGCACGACCCAGGGCATCGAAGCCCAGGGATTCTCTGTTTTGGGCCTGTCTTTTTCGCCGATCCGGGGCCCAAAAGGCAACATTGAATTTTTATGCTTTTCGAAAAAAGAAAGCGGACCGGATGCGGTGAACCATCAGGAAGCGGTTTCAGGCGAAGCGCGCATTTCAAGTCTGGTGGCAGAAGCGCATCAGTTTTTTAAAGACGCAAAGGGGAAGGACAAAAAAGCATGA
- the pyrE gene encoding orotate phosphoribosyltransferase has translation MGYQDEFIDFMVRSGVLTFGDFITKSGRPTPYFINTGNYQTSEQIAKLGQYYASEIAEHLDGVDFLYGPAYKGIPLVISASASLYRDHDVDIPYCFNRKEAKDHGEGGSIIGYRPKDGDTAMIVEDVITAGTSVKESVPLLQSLAKDVSVKSLIISVDRMEKGDGDKTAVQEISETLGIKTYPMVTIEDILRHLYNHPVDGKIVIDDVMKDKIEQHLKDYGA, from the coding sequence ATGGGTTATCAAGATGAATTCATCGATTTTATGGTGCGCTCCGGCGTATTGACTTTTGGCGACTTTATCACCAAGAGCGGCCGCCCCACCCCCTATTTCATCAACACCGGCAATTACCAGACCTCTGAACAGATTGCCAAACTGGGACAGTACTACGCGTCTGAAATTGCCGAACATCTGGACGGCGTCGATTTCTTATACGGGCCGGCCTACAAAGGCATCCCGCTGGTCATCAGCGCCTCTGCCTCCCTGTACCGGGATCACGATGTGGACATCCCCTACTGCTTTAACCGCAAAGAAGCGAAAGATCACGGCGAAGGCGGCTCCATCATCGGCTATCGCCCCAAGGACGGCGATACGGCGATGATCGTCGAAGACGTCATCACCGCAGGCACCTCAGTCAAAGAATCGGTGCCGCTGCTTCAGTCCCTGGCCAAAGACGTCAGCGTGAAAAGCCTGATCATTTCCGTCGACCGCATGGAAAAGGGCGACGGCGACAAAACCGCTGTCCAGGAAATCAGCGAAACCCTCGGCATTAAAACCTACCCCATGGTCACTATCGAAGACATCCTGCGCCACCTCTACAACCATCCGGTGGACGGGAAAATCGTCATCGACGATGTCATGAAAGACAAAATCGAACAGCATCTGAAAGACTACGGCGCATAA
- the prfB gene encoding peptide chain release factor 2, giving the protein MIDLYEARQSVNGMAKEMDDLGKSMNLPALEARLKELEVQTTAPDFWNDQKTAQKVLKEETVLRSKQKRYNEVKGHLEDVQVMLELAEEGDGEDELESMLEAFKKEFDDYKVETLLSGEYDSNNAIISLHPGAGGTESHDWASMLLRMYVRWAENKGYKVKQLDYQPGDIAGIKSATLLIEGLNAYGYLKTERGVHRLVRISPFDSSGRRHTSFASLDVTPQVDDSIDIEINPDDIRVDTYRSSGAGGQHVNKTSSAIRITHIPTGVVVQCQNERSQHQNKEVAMNMLKSKLLEIMEQEKKEKLEDIVGDYSQIAWGSQIRSYVFHPYTMVKDHRTNVEVGNIQSVMDGDLDQFMNAELRREAKENA; this is encoded by the coding sequence TTGATCGATCTTTATGAAGCGCGCCAGAGCGTCAACGGTATGGCCAAAGAAATGGACGACCTTGGGAAATCCATGAACCTGCCGGCGCTGGAAGCGAGACTGAAAGAATTGGAAGTGCAGACCACCGCGCCGGATTTCTGGAATGACCAGAAAACAGCGCAGAAGGTCTTAAAAGAAGAAACGGTCCTGCGCAGCAAACAAAAGCGCTACAACGAAGTGAAGGGACATCTCGAGGATGTCCAGGTGATGCTGGAGCTGGCAGAAGAGGGCGACGGGGAAGACGAACTGGAATCCATGCTCGAAGCCTTTAAGAAGGAATTCGACGATTACAAAGTCGAAACCCTGCTTTCCGGGGAATACGACAGCAACAACGCGATCATTTCCCTGCACCCGGGCGCCGGCGGAACCGAATCCCACGACTGGGCTTCCATGCTGCTCAGAATGTACGTGCGCTGGGCAGAAAACAAGGGCTACAAGGTCAAGCAGCTGGATTACCAGCCTGGGGACATCGCCGGGATTAAAAGCGCGACCCTGTTGATCGAAGGCCTCAACGCTTACGGCTATTTAAAGACGGAACGGGGGGTTCACCGCCTGGTGCGCATTTCGCCTTTTGATTCGTCGGGGCGCCGGCACACCTCTTTTGCTTCTTTGGACGTCACGCCTCAGGTGGACGATTCCATCGACATCGAAATCAACCCCGATGACATCCGGGTGGACACCTACCGCTCCAGCGGTGCCGGCGGACAGCACGTCAACAAAACTTCTTCGGCGATCCGCATCACTCATATTCCCACCGGGGTCGTGGTGCAGTGCCAGAACGAACGCAGCCAGCACCAGAACAAAGAAGTGGCAATGAACATGTTAAAGTCCAAGCTCCTCGAAATCATGGAACAGGAAAAGAAAGAAAAACTGGAAGACATCGTCGGGGATTATTCCCAGATCGCCTGGGGCTCTCAGATCCGCTCCTACGTTTTTCACCCCTACACGATGGTGAAGGATCACCGGACCAACGTCGAAGTGGGCAATATCCAGAGTGTCATGGACGGGGATCTCGATCAGTTCATGAACGCAGAACTGCGCCGGGAAGCCAAGGAAAATGCATAA